A part of Eschrichtius robustus isolate mEscRob2 chromosome 20, mEscRob2.pri, whole genome shotgun sequence genomic DNA contains:
- the HDAC5 gene encoding histone deacetylase 5 isoform X1, translating to MLLVPKAQGLVEMLQTIYETESCFSADGMPGREPSLEILPRTPLHGLPVAVEVKPVLPGAMPSSMGGGGGGSPSPVELRGALAGPVDPALREQQLQQELLALKQQQQLQKQLLFAEFQKQHDHLTRQHEVQLQKHLKQQQEMLAAKRQQELEQQRQREQQRQEELEKQRLEQQLLILRNKEKSKESAIASTEVKLRLQEFLLSKSKEPTPGGLNHSLPQHPKCWGAHHASLDQSSPPQSGPPGTPPSYKLPLLGPYDSRDDFPLRKTASEPNLKVRSRLKQKVAERRSSPLLRRKDGTVISTFKKRAVEITGAGPGAAAVCNSAPGSGPSSPNSSHSTIAENGFTGSVPNIPTEMLPQHRALPLDSSPNQFSLYTSPSLPNISLGLQATVTVTNSHLTASPKLSTQQEAERQALQSLRQGGALTGKFMSTSSIPGCLLGVALEGDASPHGHASLLQHVLLLEQARQQSTLIAVPLHGQSPLVTGERVATSMRTVGKLPRHRPLSRTQSSPLPQSPQALQQLVMQQQHQQFLEKQKQQQLQLGKILTKTGELPRQPTTHPEETEEELTEQQEAFLGEGALTIPREGSTESESTQEDLEEEEEEEEEEEEEEEEEEEEEDCIQVKDEEGESGAEEGPDLEESSAGYKKVFADAQQLQPLQVYQAPLSLATVPHQALGRTQSSPAAPGGMKSPPDQPTKHLFTTGVVYDTFMLKHQCMCGNTHVHPEHAGRIQSIWSRLQETGLLSKCERIRGRKATLDEIQTVHSEYHTLLYGTSPLNRQKLDSKKLLGPISQKMYAMLPCGGIGVDSDTVWNEMHSSSAVRMAVGCLVELAFKVATGELKNGFAIIRPPGHHAEESTAMGFCFFNSVAITTKLLQQKLNVGKVLIVDWDIHHGNGTQQAFYNDPSVLYISLHRYDNGNFFPGSGAPEEVGGGPGMGYNVNVAWTGGVDPPIGDVEYLTAFRTVVMPIAHEFSPDVVLVSAGFDAVEGHLSPLGGYSVTARCFGHLTRQLMTLAGGRVVLALEGGHDLTAICDASEACVSALLSVELQPLDEAVLQQKPNVNAVATLEKVIEIQSKHWSCVQRFAAGLGRSLREAQAGETEEAETVSAMALLSVGAEQAQAAAGREHSPRPAEEPMEQEPAL from the exons ATGCTGCTGGTGCCCAAGGCTCAGGGGCTTGTGGAGATGCTGCAGACCATCTATGAGACGGAATCCTGTTTCTCAGCAGATGGGATGCCAGGCCGGGAACCATCCTTGGAAATCCTGCCTCGGACCCCTCTACATGGCCTCCCTGTGGCAG TGGAGGTGAAGCCGGTGCTGCCAGGAGCCATGCCCAGCTccatggggggcgggggaggaggcaGCCCCAGCCCCGTGGAGCTGCGGGGTGCGCTGGCAGGCCCCGTGGACCCCGCGCTGCGGGAGCAGCAGCTACAACAGGAGCTCCTGGCGctcaagcagcagcagcagctgcagaAGCAGCTCCTGTTCGCTGAGTTCCAGAAACAGCACGACCACCTGACCCGGCAGCATGAGGTCCAGCTGCAGAAGCACCTCAAG cagcagcaggagatgcTGGCGGCCAAGAGGCAGCAGGAGCTGGAGCAGCAGCGGCAGCGGGAGCAGCAGCGGCAGGAGGAGCTGGAGAAGCAGCGGCTGGAGCAGCAGCTGCTCATCCTGCGAAACAAGGAGAAGAGCAAAGAGA GTGCCATCGCCAGCACTGAGGTGAAGCTGCGGCTCCAGGAATTCCTCCTGTCGAAGTCAAAGGAGCCCACACCGGGCGGCCTCAACCATTCCCTCCCACAGCATCCCAAATGCTG GGGAGCCCACCATGCTTCTTTGGACCAGAGTTCCCCTCCCCAGAGCGGCCCCCCTGGGACGCCTCCCTCCTACAAACTGCCTTTGCTTGGGCCCTACGACAGCCGCGATGACTTCCCCCTCCGCAAAACAG CCTCCGAACCCAACTTAAAAGTACGTTCGAGGCTAAAGCAGAAGGTGGCCGAGCGGAGAAGCAGTCCCCTCCTGCGTCGCAAGGACGGGACTGTCATTAGCACCTTTAAGAAGAGAGCTGTTGAGATCACAGGTGCCGGGCCTGGAG CGGCAGCCGTGTGTAACAGCGCGCCAGGCTCCGGCCCCAGCTCTCCTAACAGCTCCCACAGCACCATCGCCGAGAATGGCTTTACTGGCTCAGTCCCCAACATCCCCACCGAG ATGCTCCCCCAGCACCGGGCCCTCCCTCTGGACAGCTCCCCCAACCAGTTCAGCCTCTACACGTCTCCCTCTCTGCCCAACATCTCCCTAGGGCTGCAGGCCACGGTCACTGTCACCAACTCGCACCTCACC gcctccccGAAGCTTTCGACGCAGCAGGAGGCCGAGAGGCAGGCCCTCCAGTCCCTGCGGCAGGGTGGTGCACTGACGGGCAAGTTCATGAGCACATCCTCTATCCCCGGCTGCCTGCTGGGCGTGGCACTGGAGGGCGACGCCAGCCCCCACGGGCATGCCTCCCTGCTGCAGCATGTGCTGCTGCTGGAGCAGGCCCGGCAGCAGAGCACCCTCATTGCTG TGCCGCTCCACGGGCAGTCCCCGCTGGTGACGGGTGAGCGCGTGGCCACCAGCATGCGGACGGTGGGCAAGCTCCCTCGGCACCGGCCCCTGAGCCGCACTCAGTCCTCGCCGCTGCCCCAGAGCCCCCAGGCCCTGCAGCAGCTGGTCATGCAGCAGCAGCACCAGCAGTTCCTAGagaagcagaagcagcagcagctgcagctggGCAAG ATCCTCACCAAGACTGGGGAGCTGCCACGGCAGCCCACCACCCACCCcgaggagacagaggaggagcTGACAGAGCAGCAGGAGGCCTTCCTGGGGGAGGGAGCCCTGACCATACCCCGAGAAGGCTCCACGGAGAGTGAGAGCACACAGGAggacctggaggaggaggaagaggaggaggaggaggaggaagaggaggaggaggaggaggaggaggaggaggactgcATCCAGGTCAAGGATGAGGAGGGCGAGAGTGGTGCTGAGGAGGGGCCCGACTTGGAGGAGTCCAGTGCTGGTTACAAAAAG GTGTTTGCAGATGCTCAGCAGCTGCAGCCGCTGCAGGTGTACCAGGCGCCCCTCAGCCTGGCCACTGTGCCTCACCAGGCCCTGGGCCGCACCCAGTCCTCACCTGCTGCCCCTGGGGGCATGAAGAGCCCCCCGGACCAGCCCACCAAGCACCTCTTCACCACAG GTGTGGTCTACGACACGTTCATGCTGAAGCACCAGTGCATGTGCGGCAACACACACGTGCACCCCGAGCACGCTGGCCGGATCCAGAGCATCTGGTCTCGGCTGCAGGAGACAGGCCTGCTCAGCAAGTGTGAG CGGATCCGGGGTCGCAAAGCCACGCTGGACGAGATCCAGACGGTGCACTCCGAATACCACACCCTGCTCTATGGGACCAGCCCCCTCAACCGACAGAAGCTGGACAGCAAGAAGCTGCTCG GCCCCATCAGCCAGAAGATGTACGCCATGCTGCCTTGTGGGGGCATCGGG GTGGACAGCGACACCGTGTGGAATGAGATGCACTCCTCCAGTGCCGTGCGCATGGCGGTGGGCTGCCTGGTGGAGCTGGCTTTCAAGGTGGCGACGGGGGAGCTCAAG AATGGTTTTGCCATCATCCGGCCCCCGGGACACCACGCGGAGGAATCCACAGCCAT GGGATTCTGCTTCTTCAACTCTGTAGCCATCACAACCAAACTCCTGCAGCAGAAGCTGAATGTGGGCAAGGTTCTCATCGTGGACTGG GACATTCACCACGGCAATGGCACCCAGCAAGCATTCTACAACGACCCCTCCGTGCTCTACATCTCCCTGCATCGCTATGACAATGGGAACTTCTTTCCGGGCTCTGGGGCTCCTGAAGAG GTTGGCGGAGGGCCGGGCATGGGGTACAATGTGAACGTGGCATGGACGGGAGGTGTGGATCCCCCCATCGGAGACGTGGAGTACCTAACGGCCTTCAG GACAGTGGTGATGCCCATTGCCCACGAGTTCTCACCTGACGTGGTCCTGGTCTCTGCCGGGTTTGATGCTGTTGAGGGACACCTGTCTCCGCTGGGTGGCTACTCTGTGACCGCCAGAT GTTTTGGCCACTTGACCAGGCAGCTGATGACGCTGGCAGGGGGCCGGGTGGTGCTGGCCCTCGAGGGAGGCCATGACTTGACCGCCATCTGTGATGCGTCTGAGGCCTGTGTCTCCGCTCTGCTCAGCGTGGAG CTGCAGCCCTTGGACGAGGCAGTCTTGCAACAGAAGCCCAACGTCAACGCAGTGGCCACACTAGAGAAAGTCATCGAGATCCAGA GCAAACACTGGAGCTGTGTGCAGAGGTTCGCTGCTGGTCTAGGCCGTTCCCTGCGGGAGGCCCAGGCAGGTGAGACAGAAGAGGCTGAGACTGTGAGCGCCATGGCCTTGCTGTCGGTGGGGGCCGAGCAGGCCCAGGCTGCTGCAGGCCGGGAGCACAGCCCCAG GCCGGCAGAGGAGCCCATGGAGCAGGAGCCTGCCCTGTGA
- the HDAC5 gene encoding histone deacetylase 5 isoform X2 — protein MNSPTESADGMPGREPSLEILPRTPLHGLPVAVEVKPVLPGAMPSSMGGGGGGSPSPVELRGALAGPVDPALREQQLQQELLALKQQQQLQKQLLFAEFQKQHDHLTRQHEVQLQKHLKQQQEMLAAKRQQELEQQRQREQQRQEELEKQRLEQQLLILRNKEKSKESAIASTEVKLRLQEFLLSKSKEPTPGGLNHSLPQHPKCWGAHHASLDQSSPPQSGPPGTPPSYKLPLLGPYDSRDDFPLRKTASEPNLKVRSRLKQKVAERRSSPLLRRKDGTVISTFKKRAVEITGAGPGAAAVCNSAPGSGPSSPNSSHSTIAENGFTGSVPNIPTEMLPQHRALPLDSSPNQFSLYTSPSLPNISLGLQATVTVTNSHLTASPKLSTQQEAERQALQSLRQGGALTGKFMSTSSIPGCLLGVALEGDASPHGHASLLQHVLLLEQARQQSTLIAVPLHGQSPLVTGERVATSMRTVGKLPRHRPLSRTQSSPLPQSPQALQQLVMQQQHQQFLEKQKQQQLQLGKILTKTGELPRQPTTHPEETEEELTEQQEAFLGEGALTIPREGSTESESTQEDLEEEEEEEEEEEEEEEEEEEEEDCIQVKDEEGESGAEEGPDLEESSAGYKKVFADAQQLQPLQVYQAPLSLATVPHQALGRTQSSPAAPGGMKSPPDQPTKHLFTTGVVYDTFMLKHQCMCGNTHVHPEHAGRIQSIWSRLQETGLLSKCERIRGRKATLDEIQTVHSEYHTLLYGTSPLNRQKLDSKKLLGPISQKMYAMLPCGGIGVDSDTVWNEMHSSSAVRMAVGCLVELAFKVATGELKNGFAIIRPPGHHAEESTAMGFCFFNSVAITTKLLQQKLNVGKVLIVDWDIHHGNGTQQAFYNDPSVLYISLHRYDNGNFFPGSGAPEEVGGGPGMGYNVNVAWTGGVDPPIGDVEYLTAFRTVVMPIAHEFSPDVVLVSAGFDAVEGHLSPLGGYSVTARCFGHLTRQLMTLAGGRVVLALEGGHDLTAICDASEACVSALLSVELQPLDEAVLQQKPNVNAVATLEKVIEIQSKHWSCVQRFAAGLGRSLREAQAGETEEAETVSAMALLSVGAEQAQAAAGREHSPRPAEEPMEQEPAL, from the exons ATGAACTCTCCCACCGAGTCGG CAGATGGGATGCCAGGCCGGGAACCATCCTTGGAAATCCTGCCTCGGACCCCTCTACATGGCCTCCCTGTGGCAG TGGAGGTGAAGCCGGTGCTGCCAGGAGCCATGCCCAGCTccatggggggcgggggaggaggcaGCCCCAGCCCCGTGGAGCTGCGGGGTGCGCTGGCAGGCCCCGTGGACCCCGCGCTGCGGGAGCAGCAGCTACAACAGGAGCTCCTGGCGctcaagcagcagcagcagctgcagaAGCAGCTCCTGTTCGCTGAGTTCCAGAAACAGCACGACCACCTGACCCGGCAGCATGAGGTCCAGCTGCAGAAGCACCTCAAG cagcagcaggagatgcTGGCGGCCAAGAGGCAGCAGGAGCTGGAGCAGCAGCGGCAGCGGGAGCAGCAGCGGCAGGAGGAGCTGGAGAAGCAGCGGCTGGAGCAGCAGCTGCTCATCCTGCGAAACAAGGAGAAGAGCAAAGAGA GTGCCATCGCCAGCACTGAGGTGAAGCTGCGGCTCCAGGAATTCCTCCTGTCGAAGTCAAAGGAGCCCACACCGGGCGGCCTCAACCATTCCCTCCCACAGCATCCCAAATGCTG GGGAGCCCACCATGCTTCTTTGGACCAGAGTTCCCCTCCCCAGAGCGGCCCCCCTGGGACGCCTCCCTCCTACAAACTGCCTTTGCTTGGGCCCTACGACAGCCGCGATGACTTCCCCCTCCGCAAAACAG CCTCCGAACCCAACTTAAAAGTACGTTCGAGGCTAAAGCAGAAGGTGGCCGAGCGGAGAAGCAGTCCCCTCCTGCGTCGCAAGGACGGGACTGTCATTAGCACCTTTAAGAAGAGAGCTGTTGAGATCACAGGTGCCGGGCCTGGAG CGGCAGCCGTGTGTAACAGCGCGCCAGGCTCCGGCCCCAGCTCTCCTAACAGCTCCCACAGCACCATCGCCGAGAATGGCTTTACTGGCTCAGTCCCCAACATCCCCACCGAG ATGCTCCCCCAGCACCGGGCCCTCCCTCTGGACAGCTCCCCCAACCAGTTCAGCCTCTACACGTCTCCCTCTCTGCCCAACATCTCCCTAGGGCTGCAGGCCACGGTCACTGTCACCAACTCGCACCTCACC gcctccccGAAGCTTTCGACGCAGCAGGAGGCCGAGAGGCAGGCCCTCCAGTCCCTGCGGCAGGGTGGTGCACTGACGGGCAAGTTCATGAGCACATCCTCTATCCCCGGCTGCCTGCTGGGCGTGGCACTGGAGGGCGACGCCAGCCCCCACGGGCATGCCTCCCTGCTGCAGCATGTGCTGCTGCTGGAGCAGGCCCGGCAGCAGAGCACCCTCATTGCTG TGCCGCTCCACGGGCAGTCCCCGCTGGTGACGGGTGAGCGCGTGGCCACCAGCATGCGGACGGTGGGCAAGCTCCCTCGGCACCGGCCCCTGAGCCGCACTCAGTCCTCGCCGCTGCCCCAGAGCCCCCAGGCCCTGCAGCAGCTGGTCATGCAGCAGCAGCACCAGCAGTTCCTAGagaagcagaagcagcagcagctgcagctggGCAAG ATCCTCACCAAGACTGGGGAGCTGCCACGGCAGCCCACCACCCACCCcgaggagacagaggaggagcTGACAGAGCAGCAGGAGGCCTTCCTGGGGGAGGGAGCCCTGACCATACCCCGAGAAGGCTCCACGGAGAGTGAGAGCACACAGGAggacctggaggaggaggaagaggaggaggaggaggaggaagaggaggaggaggaggaggaggaggaggaggactgcATCCAGGTCAAGGATGAGGAGGGCGAGAGTGGTGCTGAGGAGGGGCCCGACTTGGAGGAGTCCAGTGCTGGTTACAAAAAG GTGTTTGCAGATGCTCAGCAGCTGCAGCCGCTGCAGGTGTACCAGGCGCCCCTCAGCCTGGCCACTGTGCCTCACCAGGCCCTGGGCCGCACCCAGTCCTCACCTGCTGCCCCTGGGGGCATGAAGAGCCCCCCGGACCAGCCCACCAAGCACCTCTTCACCACAG GTGTGGTCTACGACACGTTCATGCTGAAGCACCAGTGCATGTGCGGCAACACACACGTGCACCCCGAGCACGCTGGCCGGATCCAGAGCATCTGGTCTCGGCTGCAGGAGACAGGCCTGCTCAGCAAGTGTGAG CGGATCCGGGGTCGCAAAGCCACGCTGGACGAGATCCAGACGGTGCACTCCGAATACCACACCCTGCTCTATGGGACCAGCCCCCTCAACCGACAGAAGCTGGACAGCAAGAAGCTGCTCG GCCCCATCAGCCAGAAGATGTACGCCATGCTGCCTTGTGGGGGCATCGGG GTGGACAGCGACACCGTGTGGAATGAGATGCACTCCTCCAGTGCCGTGCGCATGGCGGTGGGCTGCCTGGTGGAGCTGGCTTTCAAGGTGGCGACGGGGGAGCTCAAG AATGGTTTTGCCATCATCCGGCCCCCGGGACACCACGCGGAGGAATCCACAGCCAT GGGATTCTGCTTCTTCAACTCTGTAGCCATCACAACCAAACTCCTGCAGCAGAAGCTGAATGTGGGCAAGGTTCTCATCGTGGACTGG GACATTCACCACGGCAATGGCACCCAGCAAGCATTCTACAACGACCCCTCCGTGCTCTACATCTCCCTGCATCGCTATGACAATGGGAACTTCTTTCCGGGCTCTGGGGCTCCTGAAGAG GTTGGCGGAGGGCCGGGCATGGGGTACAATGTGAACGTGGCATGGACGGGAGGTGTGGATCCCCCCATCGGAGACGTGGAGTACCTAACGGCCTTCAG GACAGTGGTGATGCCCATTGCCCACGAGTTCTCACCTGACGTGGTCCTGGTCTCTGCCGGGTTTGATGCTGTTGAGGGACACCTGTCTCCGCTGGGTGGCTACTCTGTGACCGCCAGAT GTTTTGGCCACTTGACCAGGCAGCTGATGACGCTGGCAGGGGGCCGGGTGGTGCTGGCCCTCGAGGGAGGCCATGACTTGACCGCCATCTGTGATGCGTCTGAGGCCTGTGTCTCCGCTCTGCTCAGCGTGGAG CTGCAGCCCTTGGACGAGGCAGTCTTGCAACAGAAGCCCAACGTCAACGCAGTGGCCACACTAGAGAAAGTCATCGAGATCCAGA GCAAACACTGGAGCTGTGTGCAGAGGTTCGCTGCTGGTCTAGGCCGTTCCCTGCGGGAGGCCCAGGCAGGTGAGACAGAAGAGGCTGAGACTGTGAGCGCCATGGCCTTGCTGTCGGTGGGGGCCGAGCAGGCCCAGGCTGCTGCAGGCCGGGAGCACAGCCCCAG GCCGGCAGAGGAGCCCATGGAGCAGGAGCCTGCCCTGTGA
- the HDAC5 gene encoding histone deacetylase 5 isoform X3, which produces MNSPTESDGMPGREPSLEILPRTPLHGLPVAVEVKPVLPGAMPSSMGGGGGGSPSPVELRGALAGPVDPALREQQLQQELLALKQQQQLQKQLLFAEFQKQHDHLTRQHEVQLQKHLKQQQEMLAAKRQQELEQQRQREQQRQEELEKQRLEQQLLILRNKEKSKESAIASTEVKLRLQEFLLSKSKEPTPGGLNHSLPQHPKCWGAHHASLDQSSPPQSGPPGTPPSYKLPLLGPYDSRDDFPLRKTASEPNLKVRSRLKQKVAERRSSPLLRRKDGTVISTFKKRAVEITGAGPGAAAVCNSAPGSGPSSPNSSHSTIAENGFTGSVPNIPTEMLPQHRALPLDSSPNQFSLYTSPSLPNISLGLQATVTVTNSHLTASPKLSTQQEAERQALQSLRQGGALTGKFMSTSSIPGCLLGVALEGDASPHGHASLLQHVLLLEQARQQSTLIAVPLHGQSPLVTGERVATSMRTVGKLPRHRPLSRTQSSPLPQSPQALQQLVMQQQHQQFLEKQKQQQLQLGKILTKTGELPRQPTTHPEETEEELTEQQEAFLGEGALTIPREGSTESESTQEDLEEEEEEEEEEEEEEEEEEEEEDCIQVKDEEGESGAEEGPDLEESSAGYKKVFADAQQLQPLQVYQAPLSLATVPHQALGRTQSSPAAPGGMKSPPDQPTKHLFTTGVVYDTFMLKHQCMCGNTHVHPEHAGRIQSIWSRLQETGLLSKCERIRGRKATLDEIQTVHSEYHTLLYGTSPLNRQKLDSKKLLGPISQKMYAMLPCGGIGVDSDTVWNEMHSSSAVRMAVGCLVELAFKVATGELKNGFAIIRPPGHHAEESTAMGFCFFNSVAITTKLLQQKLNVGKVLIVDWDIHHGNGTQQAFYNDPSVLYISLHRYDNGNFFPGSGAPEEVGGGPGMGYNVNVAWTGGVDPPIGDVEYLTAFRTVVMPIAHEFSPDVVLVSAGFDAVEGHLSPLGGYSVTARCFGHLTRQLMTLAGGRVVLALEGGHDLTAICDASEACVSALLSVELQPLDEAVLQQKPNVNAVATLEKVIEIQSKHWSCVQRFAAGLGRSLREAQAGETEEAETVSAMALLSVGAEQAQAAAGREHSPRPAEEPMEQEPAL; this is translated from the exons ATGAACTCTCCCACCGAGTCGG ATGGGATGCCAGGCCGGGAACCATCCTTGGAAATCCTGCCTCGGACCCCTCTACATGGCCTCCCTGTGGCAG TGGAGGTGAAGCCGGTGCTGCCAGGAGCCATGCCCAGCTccatggggggcgggggaggaggcaGCCCCAGCCCCGTGGAGCTGCGGGGTGCGCTGGCAGGCCCCGTGGACCCCGCGCTGCGGGAGCAGCAGCTACAACAGGAGCTCCTGGCGctcaagcagcagcagcagctgcagaAGCAGCTCCTGTTCGCTGAGTTCCAGAAACAGCACGACCACCTGACCCGGCAGCATGAGGTCCAGCTGCAGAAGCACCTCAAG cagcagcaggagatgcTGGCGGCCAAGAGGCAGCAGGAGCTGGAGCAGCAGCGGCAGCGGGAGCAGCAGCGGCAGGAGGAGCTGGAGAAGCAGCGGCTGGAGCAGCAGCTGCTCATCCTGCGAAACAAGGAGAAGAGCAAAGAGA GTGCCATCGCCAGCACTGAGGTGAAGCTGCGGCTCCAGGAATTCCTCCTGTCGAAGTCAAAGGAGCCCACACCGGGCGGCCTCAACCATTCCCTCCCACAGCATCCCAAATGCTG GGGAGCCCACCATGCTTCTTTGGACCAGAGTTCCCCTCCCCAGAGCGGCCCCCCTGGGACGCCTCCCTCCTACAAACTGCCTTTGCTTGGGCCCTACGACAGCCGCGATGACTTCCCCCTCCGCAAAACAG CCTCCGAACCCAACTTAAAAGTACGTTCGAGGCTAAAGCAGAAGGTGGCCGAGCGGAGAAGCAGTCCCCTCCTGCGTCGCAAGGACGGGACTGTCATTAGCACCTTTAAGAAGAGAGCTGTTGAGATCACAGGTGCCGGGCCTGGAG CGGCAGCCGTGTGTAACAGCGCGCCAGGCTCCGGCCCCAGCTCTCCTAACAGCTCCCACAGCACCATCGCCGAGAATGGCTTTACTGGCTCAGTCCCCAACATCCCCACCGAG ATGCTCCCCCAGCACCGGGCCCTCCCTCTGGACAGCTCCCCCAACCAGTTCAGCCTCTACACGTCTCCCTCTCTGCCCAACATCTCCCTAGGGCTGCAGGCCACGGTCACTGTCACCAACTCGCACCTCACC gcctccccGAAGCTTTCGACGCAGCAGGAGGCCGAGAGGCAGGCCCTCCAGTCCCTGCGGCAGGGTGGTGCACTGACGGGCAAGTTCATGAGCACATCCTCTATCCCCGGCTGCCTGCTGGGCGTGGCACTGGAGGGCGACGCCAGCCCCCACGGGCATGCCTCCCTGCTGCAGCATGTGCTGCTGCTGGAGCAGGCCCGGCAGCAGAGCACCCTCATTGCTG TGCCGCTCCACGGGCAGTCCCCGCTGGTGACGGGTGAGCGCGTGGCCACCAGCATGCGGACGGTGGGCAAGCTCCCTCGGCACCGGCCCCTGAGCCGCACTCAGTCCTCGCCGCTGCCCCAGAGCCCCCAGGCCCTGCAGCAGCTGGTCATGCAGCAGCAGCACCAGCAGTTCCTAGagaagcagaagcagcagcagctgcagctggGCAAG ATCCTCACCAAGACTGGGGAGCTGCCACGGCAGCCCACCACCCACCCcgaggagacagaggaggagcTGACAGAGCAGCAGGAGGCCTTCCTGGGGGAGGGAGCCCTGACCATACCCCGAGAAGGCTCCACGGAGAGTGAGAGCACACAGGAggacctggaggaggaggaagaggaggaggaggaggaggaagaggaggaggaggaggaggaggaggaggaggactgcATCCAGGTCAAGGATGAGGAGGGCGAGAGTGGTGCTGAGGAGGGGCCCGACTTGGAGGAGTCCAGTGCTGGTTACAAAAAG GTGTTTGCAGATGCTCAGCAGCTGCAGCCGCTGCAGGTGTACCAGGCGCCCCTCAGCCTGGCCACTGTGCCTCACCAGGCCCTGGGCCGCACCCAGTCCTCACCTGCTGCCCCTGGGGGCATGAAGAGCCCCCCGGACCAGCCCACCAAGCACCTCTTCACCACAG GTGTGGTCTACGACACGTTCATGCTGAAGCACCAGTGCATGTGCGGCAACACACACGTGCACCCCGAGCACGCTGGCCGGATCCAGAGCATCTGGTCTCGGCTGCAGGAGACAGGCCTGCTCAGCAAGTGTGAG CGGATCCGGGGTCGCAAAGCCACGCTGGACGAGATCCAGACGGTGCACTCCGAATACCACACCCTGCTCTATGGGACCAGCCCCCTCAACCGACAGAAGCTGGACAGCAAGAAGCTGCTCG GCCCCATCAGCCAGAAGATGTACGCCATGCTGCCTTGTGGGGGCATCGGG GTGGACAGCGACACCGTGTGGAATGAGATGCACTCCTCCAGTGCCGTGCGCATGGCGGTGGGCTGCCTGGTGGAGCTGGCTTTCAAGGTGGCGACGGGGGAGCTCAAG AATGGTTTTGCCATCATCCGGCCCCCGGGACACCACGCGGAGGAATCCACAGCCAT GGGATTCTGCTTCTTCAACTCTGTAGCCATCACAACCAAACTCCTGCAGCAGAAGCTGAATGTGGGCAAGGTTCTCATCGTGGACTGG GACATTCACCACGGCAATGGCACCCAGCAAGCATTCTACAACGACCCCTCCGTGCTCTACATCTCCCTGCATCGCTATGACAATGGGAACTTCTTTCCGGGCTCTGGGGCTCCTGAAGAG GTTGGCGGAGGGCCGGGCATGGGGTACAATGTGAACGTGGCATGGACGGGAGGTGTGGATCCCCCCATCGGAGACGTGGAGTACCTAACGGCCTTCAG GACAGTGGTGATGCCCATTGCCCACGAGTTCTCACCTGACGTGGTCCTGGTCTCTGCCGGGTTTGATGCTGTTGAGGGACACCTGTCTCCGCTGGGTGGCTACTCTGTGACCGCCAGAT GTTTTGGCCACTTGACCAGGCAGCTGATGACGCTGGCAGGGGGCCGGGTGGTGCTGGCCCTCGAGGGAGGCCATGACTTGACCGCCATCTGTGATGCGTCTGAGGCCTGTGTCTCCGCTCTGCTCAGCGTGGAG CTGCAGCCCTTGGACGAGGCAGTCTTGCAACAGAAGCCCAACGTCAACGCAGTGGCCACACTAGAGAAAGTCATCGAGATCCAGA GCAAACACTGGAGCTGTGTGCAGAGGTTCGCTGCTGGTCTAGGCCGTTCCCTGCGGGAGGCCCAGGCAGGTGAGACAGAAGAGGCTGAGACTGTGAGCGCCATGGCCTTGCTGTCGGTGGGGGCCGAGCAGGCCCAGGCTGCTGCAGGCCGGGAGCACAGCCCCAG GCCGGCAGAGGAGCCCATGGAGCAGGAGCCTGCCCTGTGA